In the genome of Staphylococcus durrellii, one region contains:
- a CDS encoding amino acid ABC transporter permease gives MFLNLNHEQQHALNAAGQAFGPMLEGLVKYSIPITLVTFVIGLIIALFTALMRISTSRVLRSIARFYISIIRGTPMIVQLFIIFYGIPELGRLITDNSDNQWTLAPVVAAIIGLSLNVGAYASEIIRGGILSIAKGQTEAAYSIGMNYRQTVQRIILPQAIRVSVPALGNTFLSLIKDTSLLGFILVAEMFRKAQEVASTTYEYLTIYILVALLYWVVCFIISIAQNYYESYLERGYRS, from the coding sequence ATGTTTCTAAACCTTAACCATGAACAACAACACGCATTAAACGCAGCAGGACAAGCATTTGGCCCTATGTTAGAGGGACTCGTTAAATATTCAATTCCAATAACGTTAGTTACTTTTGTTATTGGGTTAATCATTGCATTATTTACTGCTTTAATGAGAATATCTACGAGTCGAGTGTTGAGAAGCATTGCTAGATTTTACATTTCAATTATTCGCGGGACACCTATGATCGTACAACTATTTATTATCTTTTATGGAATCCCGGAACTAGGTAGACTTATTACTGATAATTCCGATAACCAGTGGACTTTAGCCCCTGTAGTAGCAGCGATTATTGGCTTATCGCTAAATGTAGGTGCGTATGCTTCAGAAATCATTAGAGGCGGTATTTTATCTATAGCTAAAGGTCAAACTGAAGCAGCTTATTCTATCGGTATGAATTACCGACAAACAGTACAACGTATCATTTTACCGCAAGCAATTCGTGTATCAGTGCCTGCTCTGGGTAATACGTTCTTAAGTTTAATAAAAGACACATCGCTTTTAGGTTTTATATTAGTCGCAGAAATGTTTAGAAAGGCTCAAGAAGTTGCATCGACGACTTATGAATATTTAACAATATATATTTTAGTCGCTTTATTGTATTGGGTAGTATGTTTCATTATATCTATCGCACAAAATTACTATGAATCTTATCTCGAAAGAGGGTATCGCTCATGA
- a CDS encoding DUF7916 family protein: MVKRLISANASEILQMSPTELKQSIKASDGRVILAENVVTRTPVIPDITNAELSRAFGADLILLNGLDALAPKVVNVDEDKHVIEELRRLVGRPIGVNLEPVDDIANMAEEKLNIAEGRQANTKTVQAIEQLGLDFVCMTGNPGTGVTNEKIVGAIENTHKHFSGLIIAGKMHSAGVDEPVITTEYVEKFISAGADIILVPSIGTVPGFDEHQLKNIVKAVHHNGGLVMSAIGTSQESSDPSTIRDFAIKNKVCGVDIQHIGDAGYGGLAPVDNIFEMSKAIRGQRHTVSMVARSINR, translated from the coding sequence ATGGTAAAAAGATTAATAAGCGCAAACGCATCAGAAATTTTGCAAATGTCACCAACAGAACTTAAACAAAGTATAAAAGCTAGCGACGGGCGAGTTATTTTAGCAGAAAATGTTGTGACAAGAACGCCTGTCATTCCAGATATTACTAACGCTGAATTATCCCGTGCATTTGGAGCGGATTTAATTTTATTAAATGGTTTAGACGCGTTAGCTCCAAAGGTTGTAAATGTAGATGAAGATAAGCATGTAATTGAGGAATTACGACGTTTGGTAGGGCGACCAATTGGAGTTAACCTTGAACCAGTAGATGATATTGCGAATATGGCTGAAGAAAAATTGAATATTGCAGAGGGACGACAGGCTAATACGAAAACAGTGCAAGCTATTGAGCAATTAGGTTTAGATTTCGTCTGTATGACAGGCAATCCAGGAACTGGTGTAACAAATGAAAAAATAGTAGGGGCAATAGAAAATACGCATAAACATTTCTCTGGACTTATTATAGCTGGAAAAATGCACAGTGCAGGGGTGGATGAACCAGTTATAACTACAGAATATGTAGAGAAATTTATCTCTGCTGGTGCGGATATCATTCTTGTGCCATCTATAGGCACTGTACCTGGTTTTGATGAACATCAGTTAAAAAATATAGTTAAAGCCGTACATCATAATGGTGGTCTTGTAATGTCGGCTATTGGAACTAGCCAAGAAAGTTCTGATCCTAGTACAATTAGAGATTTTGCCATTAAAAATAAAGTTTGCGGGGTAGATATACAACATATAGGCGATGCTGGCTATGGAGGTTTAGCACCAGTAGATAATATTTTTGAGATGAGTAAAGCTATAAGAGGACAAAGACACACGGTTTCCATGGTGGCGCGTTCTATTAATAGATAA
- a CDS encoding amino acid ABC transporter substrate-binding protein, with translation MKKILFSLLALVIVIAVAACGNNSSNKKSSETKTVDKEKTFIVGTEGTYAPFSYHDKNDKLTGYDIDVMKAVAKEMGYKVKFKETQWDSMFAGLDSGRFNVIANQVGINDERKEKYQFSEPYTYSQAVLVVNQNNKNIKSFDDVKGKKLAQTFTSNYGKLAKSKGAELTKVDGFNQAMDLLQSHRVEGTFNDNISYLDYKKQKPNAKVKSIEGNAEKSQSALTFTKKEDKKTIEQANKALKKLKDNGELTKISKKWFGADVSKP, from the coding sequence ATGAAAAAAATTCTTTTTAGTTTATTAGCTTTAGTGATTGTTATAGCGGTAGCTGCATGTGGGAATAACAGCTCTAATAAGAAAAGTAGTGAAACTAAAACAGTCGATAAAGAAAAAACATTTATCGTAGGTACAGAAGGGACATATGCACCTTTCTCTTACCATGATAAAAATGATAAATTAACTGGTTATGACATAGATGTGATGAAAGCAGTAGCGAAAGAAATGGGTTATAAAGTTAAATTTAAAGAAACGCAATGGGACTCAATGTTTGCAGGTTTAGATTCTGGACGTTTTAACGTTATTGCTAACCAAGTTGGTATCAATGATGAACGTAAAGAAAAATACCAATTCTCTGAGCCTTACACATATTCTCAAGCGGTATTAGTAGTTAACCAAAACAATAAAAATATTAAATCATTTGATGATGTTAAAGGTAAAAAATTAGCACAAACATTTACTTCTAACTATGGTAAGTTAGCGAAATCAAAAGGTGCTGAATTAACTAAAGTTGACGGCTTCAATCAAGCAATGGACTTGTTACAATCTCATCGTGTTGAAGGTACATTTAACGATAATATTTCATATTTAGACTATAAGAAACAAAAGCCTAACGCTAAAGTTAAGTCAATTGAAGGTAATGCAGAGAAAAGTCAATCTGCACTAACTTTCACTAAAAAAGAAGATAAAAAGACGATTGAACAAGCGAATAAAGCATTGAAAAAATTAAAAGATAATGGCGAATTAACAAAAATAAGTAAGAAATGGTTCGGCGCAGATGTTTCTAAACCTTAA
- a CDS encoding PTS sugar transporter subunit IIB, giving the protein MAKKTIMLVCAAGMSTSMLVKKMEEAANNQGLEREIFAVSTSDADAHIDNEDIDVLLLGPQVRYKKNEFEHRASGHNIPVEVIPMTDYGTMNGKNVINLAEQLMSQ; this is encoded by the coding sequence ATGGCTAAAAAAACTATAATGTTAGTGTGCGCTGCAGGCATGAGTACAAGCATGTTAGTAAAGAAAATGGAAGAAGCGGCAAATAATCAAGGTCTAGAACGTGAAATATTTGCTGTCTCTACTTCAGACGCTGATGCTCATATTGATAATGAGGACATCGATGTATTACTACTTGGACCTCAAGTAAGATATAAAAAAAACGAATTTGAACATCGTGCGAGTGGACATAATATTCCTGTTGAAGTTATCCCTATGACGGATTATGGTACTATGAATGGGAAAAATGTAATTAATTTGGCAGAACAATTAATGTCTCAATAA
- a CDS encoding PTS lactose/cellobiose transporter subunit IIA: MSLIAFGGDAKSSAMEAIYAAKKGDFEGAEQKVTQAQQSLTEAHQIQTKMLTEEAQGNHQELTLLTVHSQDHLMTAIAFNDIAKEMIDLYKEVKVQN; encoded by the coding sequence ATGTCATTAATTGCATTTGGTGGGGATGCCAAAAGTAGTGCTATGGAAGCTATTTATGCTGCAAAAAAAGGGGATTTTGAGGGTGCTGAACAAAAAGTAACACAAGCACAACAATCATTAACAGAAGCGCATCAAATTCAAACTAAGATGCTTACTGAGGAAGCACAAGGTAATCATCAAGAACTTACATTGTTAACAGTGCATAGTCAGGACCATTTAATGACCGCAATTGCATTTAATGATATCGCCAAAGAGATGATTGATTTATATAAAGAAGTAAAAGTACAAAATTAA